From one Amycolatopsis sp. FDAARGOS 1241 genomic stretch:
- a CDS encoding amidase has protein sequence MSDRELTASELVAAYATGELSPVAATQDALKAIEERDGELNAYCLVDADRALEQAKAAEIRWRDGNPIGWLDGVPSSIKDMFLTAGWPTLRGSTSIPADQPWDVDSPVMARMREAGLVVLGKTTTPEIAWKGVTDSALTGITRNPVNPAMTAGGSSGGSAAAVAADMGALSVGTDGGGSVRIPASFCGIVGLKPTHGRIPLFPASPFGPLSHAGPMARSVDDIALLLDVIATPDPRDPAALAPPVGTYREAVRRDVRGLIAAFSPALGYVQVDPEVAAIVASAVKSLEDAGLQIEEADPGFEDPKPSFDVLWSTGAAKLLDSFPPGSEDRVDPGLRLVWEKGKTFSASDYLDATAVRAALGILMGEFHTRYDVLITPTLPIPPFEAGHNVPPGSGLSEWPEWTPFTYPFNMTQQPAISVPAGRTSAGLPVGIQIVGPRHSDDLVLAVAKLLEEVRPWAG, from the coding sequence ATGAGCGACCGGGAACTGACCGCCAGCGAGCTCGTCGCGGCCTACGCCACCGGGGAGCTTTCGCCGGTGGCGGCGACGCAAGACGCGTTGAAGGCGATCGAGGAGCGCGACGGCGAGCTCAACGCCTACTGCCTCGTCGACGCCGACCGCGCCCTGGAACAGGCGAAGGCGGCGGAGATCCGGTGGCGCGACGGCAACCCGATCGGCTGGCTCGACGGCGTGCCCTCGTCGATCAAGGACATGTTCCTCACCGCGGGGTGGCCCACGCTGCGCGGTTCGACGAGCATCCCGGCCGACCAGCCGTGGGACGTCGACAGTCCCGTGATGGCGCGGATGCGCGAAGCGGGCCTGGTGGTGCTGGGCAAGACGACCACACCCGAGATCGCGTGGAAGGGCGTGACCGACAGCGCGCTCACCGGTATCACGCGCAACCCCGTGAACCCCGCGATGACCGCGGGCGGATCGAGCGGCGGTAGCGCGGCGGCCGTGGCGGCGGACATGGGCGCGCTCTCCGTCGGCACCGACGGCGGCGGCTCGGTGCGGATCCCCGCGTCGTTCTGCGGGATCGTGGGGCTGAAGCCCACGCACGGGCGCATCCCGCTGTTCCCGGCGAGCCCGTTCGGCCCGCTGTCGCACGCCGGACCGATGGCCCGCAGCGTCGACGACATCGCGTTGCTGCTCGACGTGATCGCCACGCCGGACCCGCGTGACCCGGCCGCGCTGGCGCCGCCGGTGGGCACCTACCGCGAGGCCGTACGCCGCGACGTGCGCGGGCTGATCGCGGCGTTCTCGCCCGCGCTCGGCTACGTGCAGGTCGACCCGGAGGTCGCGGCGATCGTCGCGTCGGCGGTGAAGTCGCTGGAGGACGCTGGGCTGCAGATCGAGGAGGCGGATCCGGGGTTCGAGGACCCGAAGCCGTCGTTCGACGTGCTGTGGTCCACCGGTGCGGCGAAGTTGCTCGACTCGTTCCCGCCCGGCAGCGAAGACCGCGTCGACCCGGGCCTGCGGCTCGTGTGGGAGAAGGGCAAGACCTTCTCGGCGAGCGACTACCTCGATGCCACCGCGGTGCGCGCGGCGCTCGGCATCCTCATGGGCGAGTTCCACACGCGCTATGACGTGCTGATCACGCCGACCCTCCCGATCCCGCCGTTCGAGGCCGGGCACAACGTGCCGCCGGGCAGCGGGCTGAGCGAGTGGCCGGAGTGGACGCCGTTCACCTACCCGTTCAACATGACGCAGCAGCCGGCGATCAGCGTCCCGGCGGGACGCACGTCGGCGGGGCTCCCGGTGGGGATCCAGATCGTCGGGCCGCGGCACTCGGACGACCTCGTGCTGGCCGTCGCGAAGCTGCTCGAAGAGGTGCGTCCCTGGGCCGGGTAG
- a CDS encoding MaoC family dehydratase gives MTEFTTPIDDRWFEDYPQGAVYEFGEAVVTEEDIIEFARRFDPQSFHIDPAAAQHGPFGGLVASGWHTASVMMRMFVDHYLSTVSSLGSPGMDDLRWPRPVRPGDKLRVRATIEEARLSKSKPDRGLLRTHVELFNADDEVVMSAHAINFMAVRPK, from the coding sequence ATGACCGAGTTCACGACGCCGATCGACGACCGCTGGTTCGAGGACTACCCGCAGGGCGCGGTGTACGAGTTCGGCGAAGCGGTGGTGACCGAAGAGGACATCATCGAGTTCGCACGCCGCTTCGACCCGCAGAGCTTCCACATCGACCCCGCCGCGGCACAGCACGGCCCCTTCGGCGGTCTCGTCGCCAGCGGCTGGCACACGGCGAGCGTCATGATGCGGATGTTCGTGGACCACTACCTGTCCACGGTGTCGAGCCTCGGCAGCCCCGGGATGGACGACCTGCGCTGGCCGCGCCCCGTGCGCCCCGGCGACAAGCTGCGCGTCCGCGCGACGATCGAGGAAGCCCGCCTCTCGAAGTCCAAGCCCGACCGCGGCCTGCTGCGCACGCACGTCGAACTCTTCAACGCCGACGATGAAGTGGTGATGAGCGCCCACGCGATCAACTTCATGGCCGTGCGCCCGAAGTGA
- a CDS encoding aldo/keto reductase — MPFDEDTAIAAIRHARELGVTLFDTAQAYGGGRAEALLGQALRSELDHDRVSVVIATKGGTMPRSQRPRDLRREWLTQRVDDSLRLLGVDHLDLYQIHWPDPGTPAAEVAGVLQEFVDAGAVRHVGVSNCNAAQLVAFDETRPVETLQPPYHLFRRGIETDLLPYAREHEIGVLTYSPLGSGLLTGTLKPDSAFEESDWRAKSSAFQGENLRHNPEIVEKLAAFAQERGSSVSQLAIAWTLAQPGVHVAIVGARQPRHIAAGTAAADLDPTDGDLAEIERLTADAIQVGGASPEGIA, encoded by the coding sequence GTGCCCTTCGACGAGGACACGGCGATCGCGGCGATCCGGCACGCGCGTGAGCTCGGGGTGACGCTCTTCGACACCGCGCAGGCCTACGGCGGGGGTAGGGCGGAGGCGCTGCTGGGCCAGGCCCTGCGCAGCGAGCTGGACCACGACCGGGTCAGCGTCGTCATCGCGACGAAGGGCGGCACCATGCCGCGGTCGCAGCGGCCGCGGGATTTGCGGCGGGAGTGGTTGACCCAACGGGTGGACGACAGCCTGCGCCTGCTGGGCGTCGACCACCTCGATCTGTACCAGATCCACTGGCCCGACCCCGGCACGCCGGCCGCGGAGGTGGCGGGGGTGCTGCAGGAGTTCGTCGACGCGGGCGCGGTGCGCCACGTCGGCGTCTCGAACTGCAACGCGGCCCAGCTCGTGGCCTTCGACGAGACGCGGCCGGTGGAGACGCTGCAGCCGCCGTACCACCTGTTCCGCCGCGGGATCGAGACGGACCTCCTGCCGTACGCGCGCGAGCACGAGATCGGCGTACTCACCTACAGCCCGCTCGGCAGCGGTCTGCTCACCGGCACGCTCAAGCCCGATTCGGCGTTCGAGGAGTCCGACTGGCGGGCGAAGTCGTCGGCGTTCCAGGGCGAGAACCTGCGGCACAACCCGGAGATCGTCGAAAAGCTCGCGGCGTTCGCGCAGGAGCGGGGCTCTTCGGTGAGCCAGCTGGCGATCGCGTGGACGCTCGCGCAGCCGGGCGTCCACGTCGCCATCGTCGGCGCACGGCAGCCGCGGCACATCGCCGCCGGCACGGCGGCCGCCGACCTCGATCCGACGGACGGTGACCTCGCCGAGATCGAGCGCCTCACCGCCGACGCGATCCAGGTCGGTGGCGCGAGCCCGGAGGGCATCGCCTGA
- a CDS encoding wax ester/triacylglycerol synthase family O-acyltransferase → MPLMPVTDSMFLMVETREHPMHVGGLQLFRKPVDASGNYLSDLRRSMLETDNVRSVFRRRPSRPVNTVGHVAWSTEGDLELDYHFRHSALPQPGRIRELLEVTSRWHSTLLDRHRPLWEIHLIEGLQDGRFAMYSKIHHSLMDGVSALRHLQGTLSDDPNDLDCPPPWGSRQAGSGNGNGHASGSLFKRAGKTFDQLTGMAPAAAKVAREAFREHTLTLPMQAPKTMLNVPIGGARRFAAQSWPLDRVRAIATAAGVSRNDVVLAMCSGALRDYLIEQSALPDAPLIAMVPVSLRRKADAGEATGNNIGALLCNLATDLTDPALRLSAIHTSMANGKKLFSELTPLQTLLLSGVNVAQLGVSPIPGVVNNTRPPFNLVISNVPGPRKQMYWNGAALDGIYPASVLLDGQALNITLTSNGDNLDFGITGCRRSVPHLQRILTHLDTALAELEGATGVKG, encoded by the coding sequence ATGCCGTTGATGCCCGTGACCGACTCGATGTTCCTGATGGTCGAAACCCGCGAACACCCGATGCACGTCGGCGGTCTGCAGCTGTTCCGCAAACCGGTCGACGCGTCCGGCAACTACCTCAGCGACCTGCGCCGCTCGATGCTCGAAACGGACAACGTGCGCAGCGTCTTCCGCCGCCGGCCCAGCCGCCCCGTGAACACGGTGGGCCACGTGGCCTGGAGCACCGAGGGCGACCTCGAGCTCGATTACCACTTCCGGCACTCCGCGCTGCCGCAGCCCGGCCGCATCCGCGAACTGCTGGAAGTCACGTCGCGCTGGCACAGCACGCTGCTCGACCGCCACCGCCCACTGTGGGAGATCCACCTCATCGAGGGCCTGCAAGACGGCCGGTTCGCGATGTACTCGAAGATCCACCACTCGCTCATGGACGGCGTCTCCGCGCTGCGGCACCTGCAGGGCACCCTGTCCGACGACCCGAACGACCTCGACTGCCCGCCGCCGTGGGGCAGTCGGCAGGCCGGGAGCGGCAACGGCAACGGCCACGCGTCCGGCTCGCTGTTCAAGCGGGCGGGCAAGACGTTCGACCAGCTGACGGGCATGGCGCCGGCCGCCGCGAAGGTGGCGCGCGAGGCGTTCCGCGAGCACACGCTGACGCTGCCGATGCAGGCGCCGAAGACCATGCTGAACGTGCCCATCGGCGGCGCGCGCCGGTTCGCCGCGCAGTCGTGGCCGCTGGATCGCGTGCGCGCCATCGCGACCGCCGCCGGCGTCTCCCGCAACGACGTCGTGCTCGCCATGTGCTCCGGTGCGCTGCGCGACTACCTCATCGAGCAGAGCGCACTGCCGGACGCACCGCTGATCGCGATGGTGCCCGTCTCGCTGCGCCGCAAAGCCGACGCCGGCGAGGCCACGGGCAACAACATCGGCGCCCTGCTGTGCAACCTGGCCACCGACCTGACCGACCCGGCCCTGAGGTTGTCGGCCATCCACACGTCCATGGCGAACGGCAAGAAGCTGTTCTCGGAGCTGACGCCGCTGCAGACGCTGCTGCTCTCGGGTGTCAACGTGGCCCAGCTGGGCGTGTCGCCGATCCCGGGCGTGGTGAACAACACTCGGCCGCCGTTCAACCTGGTCATCTCCAACGTCCCGGGCCCGCGCAAGCAGATGTACTGGAACGGTGCTGCGCTCGACGGCATCTACCCCGCATCGGTGCTGCTCGACGGCCAGGCGCTCAACATCACGCTGACCAGCAACGGTGACAACCTGGACTTCGGGATCACGGGCTGCCGGCGCAGCGTGCCGCACCTGCAGCGGATCCTGACCCACTTGGACACGGCGCTGGCGGAGCTGGAAGGCGCCACCGGGGTGAAGGGGTAA